In Gimesia benthica, a single window of DNA contains:
- the larC gene encoding nickel pincer cofactor biosynthesis protein LarC, which translates to MRIAYLDCSTGISGDMTLGALVDAGVDPDQICAGIDSLGLPGVKLTFSSTIKGGFHATYVTIEHPEQHAHRHLGDIVTILKQSDKLTPRQYELALSLFSAIAGAEAKVHGSSIDKVHFHEVGAIDSIVDIVGVAIGFDLLGVDQVLCSPVPTGFGQIKIDHGICTVPAPGTAELLKGIPLADIPIQAELTTPTGAAIVSTLVDRFCMLPPMTIEEIGYGAGTKNFPERANLLRLFVGEVATPAHTDYVTLLETNLDDISGEIIGHTKQKLLAAGALDVYSTSIQMKKDRPAVMLSVICKPESAEKLEGILFEETETLGIRRHQLQRAIRARKPHQVKTAWGEVAGKLSLGPNYQSIFTPEYEACAELAATHQISLRTVYRAAEAAFLLEGVAETAFDSGAHAPHDHDHDHDHDHDHDHDHDHDHDHDHDQDHDHDHDH; encoded by the coding sequence GTGCGGATTGCTTACTTAGACTGTTCTACTGGAATCAGCGGCGACATGACCCTCGGCGCCCTCGTGGATGCGGGTGTGGACCCGGATCAGATTTGTGCCGGCATCGATTCCCTGGGACTGCCCGGCGTGAAACTGACGTTCTCCTCAACAATCAAGGGGGGCTTTCACGCGACCTATGTCACCATCGAACATCCCGAGCAGCATGCACACCGGCATTTGGGTGATATCGTCACGATATTGAAGCAGTCGGATAAGCTTACGCCCCGCCAGTACGAACTGGCCCTCTCGCTGTTTTCGGCGATTGCAGGCGCGGAGGCCAAGGTGCACGGTTCATCAATCGACAAGGTCCACTTTCATGAAGTGGGAGCCATCGATTCGATCGTGGACATCGTCGGCGTCGCGATCGGCTTTGATCTGCTGGGAGTTGACCAGGTTCTCTGCAGCCCGGTTCCTACCGGCTTTGGACAGATCAAGATCGATCATGGAATCTGCACGGTTCCTGCACCGGGAACCGCTGAGCTGCTGAAAGGGATTCCGCTGGCGGACATTCCAATTCAGGCTGAGTTGACCACGCCGACCGGCGCTGCGATTGTTTCCACGCTCGTCGATCGTTTCTGCATGCTTCCGCCGATGACGATCGAAGAGATCGGCTATGGCGCGGGAACCAAAAACTTCCCGGAGCGAGCTAACCTGTTAAGGCTGTTTGTCGGCGAAGTCGCGACACCCGCTCATACAGATTATGTCACCCTGCTGGAAACCAATCTGGATGACATCTCCGGAGAGATCATCGGTCATACCAAACAGAAGCTGCTGGCAGCGGGAGCCCTCGATGTTTACAGTACGTCAATCCAGATGAAGAAGGATCGCCCTGCGGTGATGCTGAGTGTGATCTGCAAACCGGAGTCGGCCGAGAAGCTGGAAGGAATTCTGTTTGAAGAAACCGAGACCCTCGGCATCCGCAGACATCAGTTACAGCGTGCGATCCGCGCCCGTAAACCACATCAGGTCAAAACCGCCTGGGGAGAAGTCGCCGGGAAACTTTCTCTGGGGCCGAACTACCAGTCGATTTTTACTCCCGAATATGAAGCGTGTGCCGAGTTAGCCGCCACCCACCAGATTTCGTTGCGAACCGTGTATCGGGCGGCTGAAGCGGCGTTTCTGCTGGAAGGCGTTGCAGAAACCGCATTTGATTCGGGTGCACATGCGCCCCACGACCACGACCACGACCACGACCACGACCACGACCACGACCACGACCACGACCACGACCACGACCACGACCACGATCAAGATCACGATCACGATCACGATCATTAA
- a CDS encoding prenyltransferase/squalene oxidase repeat-containing protein has protein sequence MLLRLIAYPLGLLMLLSPALCRAQELDAQKKKTDESIQRAIQFLSKTQQPSGAWSFNSYGESTAATSLAIMAFMAAGYVPEEGPYGDQINRGIDWVLAHQADNGLVVHHKSHGPMYSHGISTLMLAEVAGMLTGEREKKCRQVLERAVKLIVAAQNVPKDKRNAGGWRYNQTSKDSDLSVTGWQLLALRAAKNIGCDISADQIDKAVAYVRHCRGRNNMGFAYQPGGAPSATRTGTGILALEICGQHHTKDALEAGDYLVQRPLHPDEFYYFYGAYYCSVGMFQMGGEYWKKTRDTIMPQLLEMQKHDGSWLATKGSEKEAGKVYATSLAVLALAVEYQYLPIYQR, from the coding sequence ATGTTACTCAGGCTGATCGCTTACCCGCTGGGACTGCTGATGCTGCTCTCCCCTGCCCTCTGCCGGGCACAGGAGCTGGACGCACAGAAAAAGAAAACTGACGAGAGTATCCAGCGGGCAATTCAGTTTCTATCAAAAACTCAACAGCCTTCCGGAGCCTGGTCGTTTAATTCTTACGGTGAATCGACGGCCGCGACCTCCCTGGCGATCATGGCATTCATGGCTGCCGGGTATGTGCCCGAAGAGGGACCTTATGGTGACCAGATCAACAGAGGCATCGACTGGGTCCTCGCACACCAGGCAGATAACGGGCTGGTGGTGCACCACAAGAGTCACGGGCCGATGTACAGCCATGGGATCAGTACGCTGATGCTGGCCGAAGTGGCCGGGATGCTGACAGGTGAACGGGAGAAAAAGTGTCGTCAGGTGCTGGAGCGGGCGGTGAAACTGATTGTCGCAGCCCAGAATGTTCCCAAAGACAAACGGAACGCCGGAGGCTGGCGGTATAACCAGACGAGTAAAGACAGCGATCTGAGTGTGACCGGCTGGCAGCTGCTGGCCCTTCGTGCCGCAAAGAACATCGGCTGTGATATCTCTGCAGATCAGATCGATAAAGCGGTCGCGTATGTCCGCCACTGTCGGGGACGGAACAACATGGGCTTTGCCTATCAACCCGGCGGTGCTCCCAGTGCAACGCGAACGGGAACCGGAATCCTGGCGCTGGAAATCTGCGGACAGCATCACACCAAGGATGCCCTTGAAGCCGGCGACTATCTCGTACAGCGTCCCCTGCACCCGGATGAATTCTATTATTTCTACGGGGCTTATTACTGCAGTGTCGGGATGTTCCAGATGGGGGGCGAGTACTGGAAAAAAACCCGGGATACGATCATGCCCCAACTGCTGGAGATGCAGAAGCATGACGGCAGCTGGCTGGCAACCAAGGGGAGCGAAAAAGAAGCCGGCAAGGTCTATGCGACCTCACTGGCAGTCCTCGCTCTGGCGGTCGAATACCAATACCTGCCCATCTATCAGCGTTGA